Proteins co-encoded in one Bacillus sp. FSL H8-0547 genomic window:
- a CDS encoding YlaH-like family protein, which yields MNVYESMWPVAYSIYTATEPDTQTGANILYLVILGLSIVVFKLGFAKKLPLLQTIVIYLFLMFGCTVLTFLGAFLPVAEGLIVAALILIIYKIRLHRSKKAEQQDAAT from the coding sequence ATGAACGTATACGAAAGTATGTGGCCGGTTGCCTACAGCATTTATACGGCAACTGAACCCGATACACAAACAGGGGCAAATATCTTATATTTGGTCATTCTCGGATTGTCAATTGTCGTATTCAAGCTGGGGTTTGCTAAAAAGCTTCCCCTTCTTCAGACAATTGTCATCTACTTGTTTTTGATGTTCGGCTGTACGGTTCTGACGTTTTTAGGAGCGTTTTTGCCTGTTGCAGAAGGACTTATTGTGGCTGCTCTGATTTTGATTATTTATAAAATCAGACTCCACAGGTCAAAAAAAGCCGAGCAGCAGGATGCCGCAACATGA
- the typA gene encoding translational GTPase TypA yields the protein MKLRNDIRNIAIIAHVDHGKTTLVDKLLHQAGTFRANEQVAERAMDSNDLERERGITILAKNTAINYKDTRINIMDTPGHADFGGEVERIMKMVDGVLLVVDAYEGCMPQTRFVLKKALEQKLTPIVVVNKIDRDFARPEEVVDEVLDLFIELDATEEQLEFPVIFASAMNGTASTSPDPADQEENMVALFDSIVENIPAPVDNTDEPLQFQVALLDYNDYVGRIGIGRVFRGTMTVGQQVSLMKIDGSIKNFRVTKLFGFQGLKRVEIESAKAGDLVAVSGMEDINVGETVCPVEHQEALPILRIDEPTLQMTFVVNNSPFAGREGKYVTSRKIEERLMAQLQTDVSLRVENTESPDAWIVSGRGELHLSILIENMRREGYELQVSKPEVIVKEIDGVRCEPVERVQIDVPEEHTGSVMESIGARKGEMLDMINNGNGQVRLIFNVPARGLIGYSTEFMSITRGFGIINHTFDSYQPMQPGQVGGRRQGVLISMENGKSTTYGIQGIEDRGIIFLDAGTDVYEGMIVGEHNRENDLVVNICKMKQQTNIRSANKDQTSTMKKPRIMSLEESLEYLNEDEYCELTPTSIRLRKKILDKNEREKQAKKKKLAGLL from the coding sequence GTGAAACTTCGAAATGATATTCGAAACATTGCGATTATTGCCCACGTAGACCACGGGAAAACGACGCTTGTAGACAAATTGCTTCACCAGGCAGGAACGTTCCGTGCGAACGAACAAGTTGCAGAAAGAGCGATGGATTCAAACGACCTCGAACGCGAGCGCGGAATCACGATCTTGGCAAAAAATACGGCAATTAACTATAAAGATACACGCATTAACATTATGGATACACCAGGACATGCCGACTTTGGCGGAGAAGTAGAGCGAATCATGAAAATGGTTGACGGCGTACTTCTTGTTGTTGACGCTTATGAAGGATGTATGCCCCAAACACGCTTCGTGCTGAAAAAAGCACTTGAGCAAAAGCTGACGCCGATTGTTGTTGTCAATAAAATTGACCGCGACTTTGCACGTCCTGAAGAAGTGGTGGATGAAGTTCTTGACCTGTTCATCGAACTTGATGCAACGGAAGAACAGCTTGAGTTCCCGGTTATCTTTGCATCTGCAATGAACGGAACGGCAAGCACAAGTCCGGACCCTGCTGATCAGGAAGAAAACATGGTTGCATTATTTGATTCTATTGTTGAGAACATTCCTGCACCAGTTGACAACACAGATGAGCCTCTTCAATTCCAGGTAGCTCTTCTTGACTACAATGACTATGTAGGACGTATCGGAATCGGCCGTGTATTCCGCGGAACGATGACTGTCGGCCAGCAGGTTTCATTAATGAAAATCGACGGAAGCATCAAAAACTTCCGTGTAACGAAATTATTCGGATTCCAGGGATTAAAACGCGTTGAAATCGAAAGCGCTAAGGCAGGGGATCTTGTTGCCGTTTCCGGAATGGAAGACATCAACGTAGGGGAAACAGTCTGCCCGGTTGAGCATCAGGAAGCATTGCCTATCCTCCGCATCGATGAGCCTACCCTTCAAATGACGTTTGTTGTCAACAACAGCCCATTTGCAGGCCGCGAAGGAAAATATGTGACGTCACGTAAAATCGAAGAGCGTTTAATGGCGCAGCTTCAGACAGATGTCAGCCTTCGTGTTGAGAACACAGAATCTCCGGATGCGTGGATCGTTTCAGGACGCGGTGAGCTTCACCTTTCTATCCTGATCGAAAACATGCGCCGCGAGGGCTATGAGCTGCAGGTTTCAAAACCTGAAGTTATCGTAAAAGAAATTGACGGAGTACGCTGTGAGCCGGTTGAGCGTGTTCAAATCGATGTTCCTGAAGAGCATACTGGTTCTGTTATGGAATCAATTGGTGCCCGCAAAGGCGAAATGCTTGATATGATCAACAACGGCAACGGTCAAGTCCGTTTGATTTTCAACGTGCCTGCACGCGGATTAATCGGCTACTCTACTGAGTTCATGTCTATTACACGCGGTTTCGGCATCATTAACCACACATTTGACAGCTACCAGCCAATGCAGCCTGGCCAGGTTGGCGGACGCCGTCAGGGTGTACTGATTTCAATGGAAAACGGAAAGTCAACGACTTACGGTATCCAGGGAATTGAAGACCGCGGAATCATCTTCCTTGATGCAGGTACAGACGTGTATGAAGGAATGATCGTAGGAGAGCACAACCGCGAAAACGATCTTGTTGTCAACATCTGCAAAATGAAGCAGCAGACAAACATCCGTTCAGCGAACAAAGATCAAACGAGCACAATGAAAAAACCTCGCATCATGTCACTTGAAGAATCTCTTGAATACTTGAACGAAGATGAGTATTGCGAACTTACGCCTACTTCAATCCGTTTGAGAAAGAAAATTCTTGATAAGAACGAACGCGAAAAGCAGGCAAAAAAGAAAAAGCTTGCAGGATTGCTTTAA
- a CDS encoding YlaF family protein, which yields MKTTMKSGKWIFFLLAFTAAASMVAVGIAVGQRSIIGVVLSLLALTGAMGFGFATKKKMRDKGML from the coding sequence ATGAAAACAACGATGAAATCCGGAAAATGGATTTTCTTTCTTTTGGCTTTTACAGCGGCGGCATCTATGGTTGCAGTCGGCATCGCTGTCGGGCAAAGAAGCATAATCGGAGTCGTTCTCTCGCTGCTTGCACTTACTGGAGCAATGGGATTTGGCTTTGCCACAAAAAAGAAAATGCGCGATAAAGGAATGCTTTAG
- a CDS encoding GNAT family N-acetyltransferase: MIESRPYEDADLDFFKELISSSPAWQKEECLPEQASEYMISHKMYNGEWQIWSCNNEAIGISFHISWSPSNEKPWIGTVLVKEDQRNKGYGKEIVSHISANLKKAGHKAVFAGCPAEKLDWLKFLASCGFEQLKLERDADGKEYMITVKPA, encoded by the coding sequence ATGATTGAGAGCAGACCATACGAGGATGCAGATCTGGATTTTTTCAAGGAGCTCATTTCTTCAAGCCCTGCATGGCAAAAGGAAGAATGCCTCCCGGAACAGGCTTCAGAGTACATGATCTCTCATAAGATGTATAACGGTGAATGGCAGATTTGGAGCTGCAATAACGAAGCAATCGGCATTTCCTTTCATATCAGCTGGTCTCCTTCAAACGAGAAACCATGGATTGGAACGGTACTTGTTAAAGAAGATCAGCGAAACAAAGGGTACGGAAAAGAAATCGTTTCGCACATCTCAGCCAATCTGAAGAAGGCAGGCCATAAAGCCGTTTTTGCCGGCTGTCCGGCTGAAAAGCTTGACTGGCTGAAATTTCTCGCATCGTGCGGCTTCGAGCAGCTGAAGCTTGAACGGGATGCGGATGGTAAAGAGTATATGATTACAGTGAAGCCTGCTTAG
- a CDS encoding inositol monophosphatase family protein: MENWSKIEEDAKTWIYEAGEKIRQSFQKVLSVQAKSNPDDLVTNMDKETEQYLISKINHTYPEHKILGEEGFGDKPESMDGVIWIVDPIDGTMNFVHQQRNFAISIGIYENGVGQVGLIYDVVHNELYHAVKGKGAYMNDTELPKLKDVPLNEAVIALNATWVMENKRFDHNKLVPVAKAVRGTRSYGSATIECAYVAAGRLDAYITLRLAPWDFAAGLVLLEEVGAKATTLDGKPINMLGQNSIFVAKKGIHETILNEYLIK, from the coding sequence ATGGAAAATTGGAGTAAGATTGAAGAGGATGCTAAAACGTGGATTTATGAGGCAGGAGAAAAAATCAGGCAGTCTTTTCAGAAGGTCCTTTCTGTTCAGGCCAAATCAAATCCCGATGATCTCGTTACGAATATGGACAAAGAAACAGAACAATATTTAATTTCTAAAATCAACCATACATATCCCGAACATAAAATTCTTGGAGAAGAAGGTTTCGGGGACAAGCCTGAGTCGATGGACGGCGTTATCTGGATTGTTGATCCGATCGACGGAACGATGAACTTTGTTCACCAGCAGCGCAATTTTGCCATTTCCATCGGAATTTATGAGAACGGCGTCGGACAGGTCGGCCTGATCTATGATGTGGTGCACAATGAGCTTTACCATGCGGTTAAAGGAAAAGGCGCCTATATGAATGATACGGAGCTTCCTAAGCTTAAAGATGTGCCGCTGAATGAAGCCGTCATAGCCCTGAACGCTACCTGGGTCATGGAGAATAAACGATTTGACCATAATAAGCTTGTTCCTGTTGCAAAAGCGGTCAGAGGGACAAGGTCATATGGTTCAGCAACGATTGAATGCGCATATGTAGCAGCGGGAAGGCTTGACGCCTACATCACTTTGAGGCTTGCCCCGTGGGATTTTGCAGCCGGCCTTGTGCTGCTTGAGGAAGTCGGAGCAAAAGCAACCACGCTTGATGGAAAACCAATCAATATGCTTGGACAAAACAGCATTTTCGTAGCGAAAAAAGGGATTCATGAAACGATATTGAATGAGTACCTAATTAAATAA
- a CDS encoding DUF1054 domain-containing protein → MEFKGFTNEDFDVFKIDGLDQRMEALISVVRPKLEVLGEVFADELSAMTGEEMFPHVAKHARRSVNPPNDTWVAFAGSKRGYKMLPHFQIGLWETHAFAWFAVIYEAPVKEEYGEAIEKNWSKLKKNIPDHFVWSGDHTKPQTLVQKELSNTDLQNLFKRLQTVKKAELLCGIRIDRDDAVKMSGDEFISTVQDTFKTLLPLYKLSQKAAVKA, encoded by the coding sequence ATGGAATTTAAAGGTTTTACAAATGAAGATTTTGATGTTTTTAAAATAGATGGACTTGATCAGCGGATGGAGGCGCTCATTTCAGTTGTCAGACCAAAGCTTGAAGTGCTCGGGGAAGTGTTCGCGGATGAGCTGTCGGCCATGACGGGAGAAGAGATGTTCCCTCATGTTGCAAAGCATGCCCGCCGGTCGGTTAACCCGCCGAATGATACGTGGGTGGCATTTGCAGGCAGCAAACGCGGCTACAAAATGCTGCCGCACTTCCAGATCGGACTTTGGGAGACACATGCTTTTGCCTGGTTTGCTGTCATATACGAAGCGCCGGTAAAAGAAGAATACGGTGAAGCGATTGAAAAAAACTGGAGCAAATTGAAAAAGAATATTCCTGATCACTTTGTCTGGTCAGGTGATCATACGAAACCTCAAACCCTTGTTCAGAAAGAGTTGAGCAATACGGATCTTCAAAACCTGTTCAAGCGTCTTCAAACCGTTAAAAAAGCTGAATTACTCTGCGGCATCAGGATTGACCGCGATGACGCAGTAAAGATGAGCGGTGACGAATTTATCAGCACCGTACAAGATACATTCAAAACACTTCTCCCGCTTTATAAGCTCTCTCAAAAAGCTGCGGTTAAGGCTTAA
- a CDS encoding UPF0223 family protein, giving the protein MDYQYPIQPDWSTAEIIDVISFFQAVEKAYEKGISREDFMKKYRRFKEIVPSKAEEKNICDDFEEISGYSTYRAVKKSKDNSDAEMIKM; this is encoded by the coding sequence GTGGATTATCAATATCCAATACAGCCGGATTGGTCGACAGCAGAAATCATCGATGTCATCTCGTTTTTTCAGGCAGTGGAGAAAGCCTATGAAAAGGGGATCAGCAGAGAAGACTTTATGAAGAAATACCGCAGGTTTAAAGAAATTGTCCCGAGCAAAGCAGAGGAAAAAAACATTTGCGATGATTTTGAGGAAATAAGCGGCTATTCTACCTACAGGGCTGTGAAAAAAAGCAAAGATAACAGCGATGCTGAAATGATTAAGATGTAA
- a CDS encoding nitronate monooxygenase → MNWKTRITDMLNIQYPIIQGGLAYLAYSELAAAVSNAGGLGQITAMSLGEPELLREEIARVRMKTDKPFGVNFAVGQHGRPYSDLLQVAIDEEVPVITMTGGNPAPIFDQLKGVNVKKLVLVAARRQAEKAEELGADAVMVVGQEGGGHLGRDDTGTFVLIPQVVDAVSIPVIASGGIGDGRGLMAALSLGAEGIEMGTRFIATKECTHAHEAYKKALVNSSERDTVVIKRSIGTPARALAGTWTDTILDMEQKKADYEQLKDYISGQANKRYIYDGMIDNGFAWAGQVTGLIRDVPSVDELFSRIISEASEIRGKWN, encoded by the coding sequence ATGAACTGGAAAACAAGAATAACCGATATGCTTAATATTCAGTACCCGATTATACAGGGAGGTCTTGCGTACCTCGCTTATTCGGAACTTGCTGCGGCAGTGTCGAATGCCGGGGGGCTTGGGCAGATCACGGCGATGTCGCTTGGAGAGCCTGAATTGCTGAGAGAAGAGATTGCCAGAGTCAGGATGAAGACTGATAAGCCGTTTGGCGTCAACTTCGCAGTCGGCCAGCACGGCAGACCTTATTCTGACCTGCTTCAGGTGGCTATTGATGAAGAAGTTCCCGTGATTACGATGACAGGAGGAAACCCTGCACCCATTTTTGATCAATTAAAAGGGGTAAATGTGAAAAAGCTTGTGCTGGTGGCTGCAAGAAGGCAGGCCGAAAAAGCTGAGGAACTCGGAGCTGATGCTGTTATGGTGGTCGGCCAGGAGGGCGGAGGACATCTCGGACGGGATGATACAGGTACATTTGTCCTCATTCCGCAGGTTGTGGATGCGGTTTCCATCCCGGTCATTGCATCAGGCGGAATTGGAGATGGAAGAGGCCTCATGGCTGCTTTAAGTCTTGGTGCAGAAGGAATTGAGATGGGGACAAGGTTTATCGCTACAAAGGAATGCACCCATGCCCATGAGGCATACAAGAAAGCCCTTGTGAACAGTTCTGAAAGAGATACAGTCGTGATTAAACGCAGTATCGGTACACCTGCCAGGGCGCTTGCAGGTACGTGGACGGACACCATTCTTGACATGGAGCAAAAAAAGGCAGATTATGAGCAGCTGAAAGATTATATTAGCGGACAAGCTAACAAAAGATACATATATGATGGTATGATAGACAATGGTTTTGCCTGGGCAGGCCAGGTTACGGGCCTGATCAGGGATGTTCCGAGTGTGGATGAGCTGTTTTCAAGAATTATATCAGAAGCCTCGGAAATCAGAGGGAAATGGAACTAG
- a CDS encoding phosphotriesterase-related protein — translation MTGTVETVTGPIPADQLGKTLIHEHFVFGYPGFHGDDSLGGFDEQDALETGITVALQLLSFGVDTVVDPTPNECGRNPELLKEISERTGLQIICATGYYYEGEGATPYFKFRQGLGTAEEEIYEMFKKELTEGIRVTGIKPGIIKLASSKGEITPYEQMFFRAAARVHREEGTVILTHTQEGTMGPEQIRLLIELGCDPKKIVIGHMCGNTDPDYHSAVLEHGGYIAFDRFGIQGMVGAPDDDIRIKTLMELLEKGYADQIMMSHDTVNYWMGRPLILPKQVQEKMKNWHPAHLFENVIPALRDKGVQEEDIRTMTEKNPSRLFAGVGAKVRF, via the coding sequence ATGACCGGCACAGTTGAAACCGTTACAGGGCCTATCCCGGCTGATCAGCTCGGCAAAACGCTGATTCATGAACATTTTGTTTTCGGGTATCCGGGTTTTCACGGTGACGATTCCCTTGGAGGATTTGATGAGCAGGATGCCCTTGAAACAGGCATTACCGTCGCTCTTCAGCTGCTTAGCTTCGGGGTCGATACAGTAGTAGATCCGACACCGAATGAGTGCGGCAGAAATCCGGAGCTGCTGAAGGAAATATCTGAAAGAACCGGTCTCCAGATTATCTGCGCCACAGGATATTATTATGAAGGGGAAGGAGCCACCCCTTACTTTAAATTCAGACAGGGCCTCGGTACGGCAGAAGAAGAAATTTATGAAATGTTTAAAAAAGAGCTGACAGAAGGCATTCGGGTGACGGGCATCAAGCCCGGAATCATTAAGCTTGCATCAAGCAAGGGTGAAATTACGCCTTATGAACAAATGTTTTTCAGAGCGGCTGCAAGGGTTCACCGCGAAGAAGGCACGGTCATTCTTACCCACACCCAGGAAGGAACAATGGGGCCGGAACAAATCAGACTGCTCATTGAACTTGGCTGTGATCCGAAAAAAATTGTTATCGGACACATGTGCGGCAATACGGATCCTGACTATCATTCAGCTGTTCTGGAGCACGGAGGTTATATCGCTTTTGACCGTTTCGGCATTCAGGGCATGGTGGGAGCACCTGACGATGACATAAGAATAAAGACGCTGATGGAATTACTTGAAAAAGGGTATGCAGATCAAATTATGATGTCTCACGATACCGTAAACTACTGGATGGGAAGACCGCTGATCCTCCCAAAGCAGGTTCAGGAGAAAATGAAGAACTGGCACCCTGCCCACCTGTTTGAAAATGTCATTCCAGCTCTTCGGGATAAGGGAGTGCAGGAAGAGGACATCAGAACCATGACAGAAAAAAATCCTTCCAGACTGTTTGCCGGTGTGGGGGCAAAGGTCAGATTTTAG
- a CDS encoding long-chain fatty acid--CoA ligase: MIQSHFKHWPVRVPYTLTVPETTLYENLELSAKRYPDKTAIHYYGAELTYRQLLKETEDLAGFLEKKMGVKKGENVLLFVQNSPQFVIGYNAILRAGGVVVPINPMNTSEELRFYINDCELKSGIVGQELYSKVLPLLDSVPLKNIIVSTYSDYLHAGEPGHEIPEEVKMGPIELAQTGHIHWKDALSSLEVPSRMTASADDLAVLPYTSGTTGLPKGCMHTHRTVQANTFGGYHWLNATSDAVCLATLPLFHVTGMVHSMHIPILSGATMIMMTRWDREFARNTIRDKEVTHWITISTMLIDFMANPSLKKEDMASLMNLAGGGAALPAAVGERLYQLSGLKFIEGYGLSETIAQTHFNPPDRSKLQCLGIPSFDVDARVIDPVTCRELENGEEGEIVVNGPQVFLGYYRRPEENEKSFVELDGKKFFRTGDIGKRDEEGYYFIVDRVKRMINASGFKVWPTEVEGMLYQHPAVMQACVVGVPDERRGETVKAFIILNQEYKGKIDGEEIISWAKEKMAAYKYPRMIEFRESLPMTSSGKLLWRKLQEEEKQRVMG, from the coding sequence ATGATTCAATCACATTTCAAGCATTGGCCGGTAAGAGTGCCGTACACACTGACAGTACCTGAAACAACCCTGTACGAAAATTTGGAACTATCTGCAAAAAGATACCCGGACAAGACAGCCATTCATTATTACGGCGCAGAGCTTACATACAGGCAGCTTTTAAAAGAAACCGAAGATCTTGCCGGATTCCTTGAAAAGAAAATGGGCGTTAAAAAAGGTGAAAATGTTCTGCTGTTTGTTCAAAACTCGCCCCAGTTTGTCATCGGGTATAACGCCATCCTCCGTGCCGGCGGCGTGGTTGTGCCGATTAATCCGATGAACACCTCGGAAGAACTGAGATTTTATATAAATGACTGTGAGTTAAAGTCAGGTATTGTAGGACAGGAACTGTACTCCAAAGTGCTTCCGCTGCTTGACTCAGTCCCGCTGAAGAATATCATTGTATCAACCTATTCTGATTATTTGCATGCGGGTGAACCCGGTCATGAAATACCGGAAGAAGTAAAAATGGGTCCAATTGAGCTTGCTCAAACCGGGCATATTCACTGGAAGGATGCGCTGTCGAGCCTGGAAGTGCCTTCCCGGATGACGGCATCAGCAGATGATCTCGCTGTCCTGCCGTACACTTCCGGAACGACAGGCCTTCCAAAGGGGTGCATGCATACTCACCGCACCGTTCAGGCCAATACATTCGGAGGCTATCACTGGCTGAATGCAACGTCTGATGCGGTATGTCTTGCGACTTTGCCCCTGTTTCATGTAACAGGCATGGTGCACAGCATGCACATTCCGATTCTCTCCGGAGCCACCATGATCATGATGACAAGGTGGGACAGGGAATTTGCGAGAAATACCATCAGGGATAAAGAAGTAACCCACTGGATAACAATCAGCACGATGCTGATTGACTTTATGGCCAATCCTTCCCTGAAAAAAGAGGACATGGCAAGCCTGATGAATCTAGCGGGAGGTGGTGCAGCTCTTCCTGCAGCCGTTGGAGAAAGGCTGTACCAATTGTCCGGCCTGAAATTTATCGAGGGCTACGGCCTTTCAGAAACCATTGCCCAGACACATTTTAATCCGCCTGACAGATCGAAGCTTCAATGTCTTGGCATTCCTTCTTTTGATGTAGATGCAAGGGTTATTGATCCCGTAACATGCCGGGAGCTTGAAAATGGAGAAGAAGGCGAAATTGTCGTGAACGGGCCGCAAGTCTTTTTGGGCTATTACAGAAGACCGGAGGAAAATGAAAAATCGTTTGTCGAGCTTGACGGGAAAAAATTCTTCAGGACAGGCGATATCGGAAAACGCGATGAAGAAGGCTATTACTTTATCGTGGACAGAGTAAAACGAATGATCAACGCATCTGGCTTTAAAGTGTGGCCGACAGAGGTTGAAGGCATGCTATATCAGCATCCTGCCGTCATGCAGGCATGCGTGGTCGGCGTACCGGATGAACGCAGGGGAGAAACAGTCAAAGCCTTTATTATTCTGAATCAGGAATATAAGGGGAAAATTGACGGCGAGGAAATCATCAGCTGGGCAAAAGAAAAAATGGCAGCCTACAAGTATCCAAGAATGATCGAATTCAGAGAAAGCCTGCCTATGACTTCAAGCGGAAAGCTGCTATGGCGGAAGCTTCAGGAAGAAGAAAAACAAAGGGTGATGGGGTGA
- a CDS encoding ABC transporter substrate-binding protein → MVLGLSVSLIGLAACNSSGASGGGDAGGEGTVNIGYSGPLSGPAAFYGENTLRGLTMAADEINKEGFEVDGKTYKVKIVSLDDKYLPNETGTNARRLVQENKAPIVFVPHSGGVFATQVFNQQENFIIGAYTSEPKIQEQGNKLTLSIPPAYDAYPEPYADYQMERFGKKLALIPTATQYGKDWTATIKPVWEEKGGEIVFDGSVDFSKETDFFTIMTNALKEKPDVLFVGGPSQPTALLIKQARELGFKGGIMIMDQAKFEEMEPVLGGYEMLEGAIGTLPISESDAPGGQAFVDKYAELTDGIPTAESAFNYQALHVAVKAMQEAGTVSDPAEIMENMEKGIKELEDEQMVWHLTGMENNGFNWKTSIHVVEDGKLVKLDK, encoded by the coding sequence ATGGTTCTTGGACTTTCGGTGTCGTTAATTGGTCTTGCGGCATGCAATTCAAGCGGTGCGTCAGGCGGGGGAGATGCAGGCGGAGAGGGCACAGTCAATATCGGATACAGCGGCCCGCTTTCCGGTCCGGCTGCTTTTTACGGCGAGAATACGCTGAGAGGCTTGACGATGGCAGCAGATGAGATTAATAAAGAAGGCTTTGAAGTCGACGGAAAAACATACAAAGTGAAAATTGTATCCCTTGATGACAAGTACCTTCCGAATGAAACGGGAACAAATGCCCGCAGGCTTGTACAGGAAAATAAAGCACCGATCGTTTTTGTTCCGCACAGCGGCGGTGTTTTCGCCACTCAAGTTTTTAACCAGCAGGAAAACTTCATCATTGGAGCCTATACGAGCGAACCGAAAATCCAGGAACAGGGCAATAAGCTGACATTGAGCATTCCTCCTGCATATGACGCGTATCCTGAGCCGTATGCTGACTATCAGATGGAACGCTTCGGGAAGAAGCTCGCACTGATTCCGACAGCTACACAGTACGGAAAAGACTGGACGGCTACCATTAAACCTGTCTGGGAAGAAAAAGGCGGAGAAATCGTTTTTGACGGTTCAGTGGATTTCAGCAAAGAAACAGACTTTTTCACCATCATGACAAATGCTCTTAAAGAAAAGCCGGACGTATTGTTTGTCGGAGGACCGTCGCAGCCGACGGCGCTGCTGATCAAACAGGCGAGAGAGCTCGGGTTTAAAGGCGGTATCATGATTATGGACCAGGCGAAGTTTGAAGAAATGGAACCGGTCCTCGGAGGATATGAAATGCTTGAAGGCGCAATCGGCACACTGCCAATCAGTGAAAGCGACGCACCGGGAGGCCAGGCGTTTGTCGATAAATATGCGGAACTGACAGACGGCATACCGACAGCCGAAAGTGCATTTAACTACCAGGCCCTTCACGTCGCAGTGAAAGCAATGCAGGAAGCAGGCACTGTCTCAGACCCGGCGGAAATCATGGAGAATATGGAAAAAGGAATTAAAGAACTTGAAGACGAGCAAATGGTATGGCATCTGACCGGAATGGAAAACAACGGCTTTAACTGGAAAACATCCATTCATGTTGTAGAAGACGGAAAGCTTGTGAAGTTGGATAAGTAA
- a CDS encoding ABC transporter ATP-binding protein: protein MLKLQHIDVFYGRFQALKNVSMEIGQGELVTILGANGAGKSTLFHTLSGLNKVSSGDILFEDRKIHNMAPYKLVRAGIVQCAEGRKLFSEMTVYENLKMGSYTRRRDKKAVQKQLEDIYALFPILFEKRKDAAGSLSGGQQQMLAIGRALMAKPKILMLDEPSLGLAPLIVDQMFKVIQEIHKHGTTVLLAEQNAHAALSISTRGYVMENGQIVMQGTKKELFDNDEVKRAYIGA, encoded by the coding sequence ATGCTGAAGCTGCAACATATTGATGTTTTTTACGGCCGGTTTCAGGCACTGAAAAACGTATCCATGGAAATCGGGCAGGGAGAGCTTGTGACCATTCTCGGGGCAAACGGCGCAGGGAAAAGCACGCTTTTTCATACGCTGTCAGGCCTGAATAAGGTTTCTTCCGGTGACATTCTTTTTGAAGACAGGAAGATTCATAATATGGCGCCCTATAAATTAGTAAGAGCAGGTATTGTCCAGTGCGCCGAGGGCAGAAAGCTGTTTTCTGAAATGACTGTTTATGAAAATTTGAAAATGGGAAGCTATACCCGGCGCAGAGATAAAAAGGCTGTCCAAAAACAGCTGGAGGACATTTATGCTCTGTTTCCGATTCTTTTTGAAAAACGGAAAGATGCTGCAGGATCACTTAGCGGCGGACAGCAGCAGATGCTTGCAATCGGCAGGGCTCTCATGGCGAAGCCGAAAATCCTGATGCTTGATGAACCTTCTCTCGGACTAGCACCGCTGATCGTAGACCAGATGTTTAAAGTCATTCAGGAAATTCATAAGCACGGAACGACGGTGTTGCTTGCTGAACAGAACGCGCATGCTGCTTTGTCCATCTCAACAAGGGGCTATGTGATGGAGAACGGACAGATTGTGATGCAGGGGACAAAAAAAGAGCTGTTTGATAACGATGAGGTCAAACGCGCCTATATTGGCGCCTGA